A stretch of DNA from Arachis hypogaea cultivar Tifrunner chromosome 19, arahy.Tifrunner.gnm2.J5K5, whole genome shotgun sequence:
GCAAAACGTGCCTTAACATGAAACCAATAAAAACTACTTTCGGCTATTGAATGATCGAATAACCTTTGCAAACATGCACCATCCACCCTTCACTCTGTCTGTGTTATTACTATCGAGGAGTAGCcataaggaaaagtctaggaactagcaattttttcaaattttggccagcatgtaaccaataaagaaaagtgagtcattgaatgaaatctcataccaatctcacaccattaaaatcatcattaatggctatttgatggctacaaatcacaaaaattgctggcccctagcactCATCGTAACCATAATAACTACCCACCCCAAACCATAGTTTATGGTGGGAAAAAAAGCCATGAGGGACGGATAATAAtccattaaaaaaaaaggaagaaaatttaTTGATACATGCAGAGATATTAATTAGGTTTTTCAGGAAGTAGCCACCCAAAATGGCTCAGACCAATTAGTTAGCATCAACAATGATTCATTGTTATTATGGTTTTCATCTTCACACCCTTCTTTGCATGTTCTCGCCATCTCAATCCTCTTCTCCTCACATGCAaagtactcttcttcttcttcttcttcttcttcatcgtcttcttcttcatcctcctctgtttcttcttcttcttcttcattttcatgtTTGTGTTGCGGGTCAAAGCTGGGATTGTGAATTTTCAAAAGGGAAAGGCGAAGGCGGCCATGGCTCCTGTGAGCTTGAAAGCACGAGGGAGTTGGTGGGACCTTTGTGACTTCAATCACCAACCGCCCATCCTCACGGTGGGGCCTCACAACCAGAGATTCCGATCCTCTCATCGTTGTCAAAGGTGGTGGAAAATTCCCGGTTTTCGCTTTCTTATTCTTCCTAGCCGTACAACATTGACCACTTGCCTCGTACTGTCGCTGTTCTTGCTCCCCTGTCTCCAAATTCCCGCCACCGGAACCGGAAGAGATGACGTCATCAATGCCGTTTTCTCCAATGTCAGTGCCGCTTTCGTTCCCTAAGTTCTCAGTGCACAGCTCCAAGCTCTTTGGGCTGAGAACCATAGAACAACGCTTCTGTTGAGGATGAACATagattgcttcttcttcttcatctttctctgTTGCTCTCTTGTTCGTTCCCTGCGATATCGCTTCCAGGAAGCTCCAACCAatcttcttgttttcttcttcttcttcttgatgaTGATTCTGGTATTGAGTTTTGATGTTTGAATCCCAGAAGCAGGATTTGAAGGAGAAATCAATGGGttgagaaggaagaggaggagggagaGGTTTTGTTGAGGAAGGTAACCTCAACCTGAGTGTTCTTGACTCCACAATCTGGGACTCAAGGTGTGACTGCAATCCTCGGCACACAATTGCAGCCATGGCTGTATGTGGAAGCTAAGCTagagaagaagaatagaataTAATAGAAGAGATATTCGTTGTTCAAAGCTTAAAGCAAGAAACAGAGTAGTGTGCTCTGTTTACTCTGTTTTTGTACGGATGAAGAAAATAgaggtggttttttttttttggttctagAATGTTGGACAAATTAAATGGGTTATGTGTGTTatagagagaaagaagagaatgtATGTGAGAGGCAATGGGATGAGAAGTGTTGAAGGGAGTTGGAACTGAATTTGTAGTCTCAAAAAGTGCTTGTGCCACGTCATCTAGGTACCAAAAGGGGGCCTTTTAACCAACTTGGAATTATACAATATAATTCAATTCTTAATTAGTCCACACATCACCCAACATAAATATTTCCTTTTTATGCAATTGTTACTGGCAGCATCTACCACTGCCTCTAAAGTATCGTATCGGTACAAATGTATTTTTTTAGCATAATTAGGTTATAAGATATTTAAAATGAATTGTGAAGTTGTGATATaggaattttatttttaagttttattttcattttaggtTACCTTTATAAAGaaataaacatattaaattaGTAATTTACATGAATAGTTTAGTAGTTATTATTATTCTACTTCCTACTTACAAACAAATTTGCACTCTACTCTATTCTTGGGTAGGCAACTCTATTCTATCGGAATTGAATTGGATTAAATACTTATATATTACCAGCCTTACGTATATTCattttaagatatattttttctcttaatcTTATATTTTTTGACGGATTATTGACttaattgttaaaattttttgtaa
This window harbors:
- the LOC112779671 gene encoding protein FANTASTIC FOUR 3-like, which encodes MAAIVCRGLQSHLESQIVESRTLRLRLPSSTKPLPPPLPSQPIDFSFKSCFWDSNIKTQYQNHHQEEEEENKKIGWSFLEAISQGTNKRATEKDEEEEAIYVHPQQKRCSMVLSPKSLELCTENLGNESGTDIGENGIDDVISSGSGGGNLETGEQEQRQYEASGQCCTARKNKKAKTGNFPPPLTTMRGSESLVVRPHREDGRLVIEVTKVPPTPSCFQAHRSHGRLRLSLLKIHNPSFDPQHKHENEEEEEETEEDEEEDDEEEEEEEEEYFACEEKRIEMARTCKEGCEDENHNNNESLLMLTNWSEPFWVATS